In Xanthomonas sp. SI, the following are encoded in one genomic region:
- the orn gene encoding oligoribonuclease, producing MAEPHVDNDRLIWIDLEMTGLDTDKDSIIEIATVVTDSQLNVLAEGPEFAIAHPLQTLQAMDEWNRNQHRHSGLWQRVLDSKTTLGQAEAQTVSFLAQWCKPGASPMCGNSICQDRRFLHRQMPRLERFFHYRNLDVSTLKELARRWAPSVASGLNKTSSHTALSDVHDSIDELRYYRPFMGALSGQGNGAR from the coding sequence ATGGCGGAACCGCACGTGGACAACGATCGTCTGATCTGGATCGATCTGGAAATGACCGGATTGGATACCGACAAGGATTCGATCATCGAGATCGCCACGGTGGTCACCGACAGCCAGCTCAACGTGCTGGCCGAGGGCCCGGAATTCGCTATCGCGCATCCGCTGCAGACGCTGCAGGCGATGGACGAGTGGAACCGCAACCAGCATCGCCATTCCGGGCTGTGGCAGCGCGTGCTCGACAGCAAGACCACCCTGGGCCAGGCCGAGGCGCAGACCGTTTCATTCCTGGCGCAGTGGTGCAAGCCGGGCGCGTCGCCGATGTGCGGCAACTCGATCTGCCAGGACCGGCGCTTCCTGCACCGGCAGATGCCGCGGCTGGAGCGCTTCTTCCACTACCGCAACCTGGACGTGTCCACGCTGAAGGAACTGGCGCGGCGCTGGGCGCCATCGGTCGCCTCGGGACTGAACAAGACCTCCTCGCACACCGCGCTCAGCGACGTGCACGACTCGATCGATGAACTGCGCTACTACCGCCCGTTCATGGGCGCGCTGAGCGGGCAGGGCAACGGCGCACGCTGA
- a CDS encoding phosphatidylcholine/phosphatidylserine synthase, which produces MKRHFSMLREFQLADWFTLANAFCGTGAVFASMRFLQEGRRSDLLIGMALIPLAFVFDALDGRVARWRKSSSTLGRELDSLADVISFGVAPAALAYACGMQGGWDWLVLSFFVCCGVSRLARYNVTAEQLAGDGDKVPYFEGTPIPSSLALVIVLAVAAHLGHLGDALWWGQWRLGPWLLHPLVLLFALSGSLMISKTLRIPKP; this is translated from the coding sequence ATGAAACGCCACTTTTCGATGCTGCGCGAATTCCAGTTGGCCGACTGGTTCACCCTGGCCAATGCCTTCTGCGGCACCGGCGCGGTGTTCGCGTCGATGCGCTTCCTGCAGGAGGGCCGGCGCAGCGACCTGCTGATCGGCATGGCGCTGATTCCGCTGGCGTTCGTGTTCGATGCGCTGGACGGGCGCGTGGCGCGCTGGCGCAAGTCCTCGTCCACGCTCGGCCGCGAACTGGATTCGCTGGCCGACGTGATCTCCTTCGGCGTCGCCCCGGCGGCGCTGGCCTATGCCTGCGGCATGCAGGGCGGCTGGGACTGGCTGGTGCTGAGTTTCTTCGTGTGCTGCGGGGTCAGCCGCCTGGCGCGCTACAACGTCACCGCCGAGCAGCTGGCCGGCGACGGCGACAAGGTGCCGTATTTCGAAGGCACGCCGATCCCGAGCAGCCTGGCGCTGGTGATCGTGCTCGCGGTGGCCGCGCACCTGGGTCATCTCGGCGATGCGCTGTGGTGGGGCCAATGGCGGCTGGGGCCGTGGCTGCTGCACCCGCTGGTGCTGCTGTTCGCGCTGTCCGGATCGCTGATGATCAGCAAGACCCTGCGCATTCCCAAGCCTTGA
- a CDS encoding mechanosensitive ion channel family protein, translating to MGTAATLLAAVAAATATAPAARTQQPFNWRDLDWAQYALNWGVALVILVLGMWIAKRLSQWLHRALVRARVETTLSNFLRNVAYALLLVLVFVTALQKIGVPPTSLFAVLGAAGLAVGLALKDSLSNIASGVMLIVLRPMRDGDHVVVAGQEGIVDEIRIFQTRIRSFDERMITLPNSTITTAPIVNYSTLPNRRLEITVGVGYGDDLKKAQQLLLQIAQDNPNILETPAPFVQVTNLGESTVDLMLFAYARNGDFGAAKSSTLENIRNQLLENGLSIPYPQRDLHVYHHDADGRPIAELLLKGVTDDGETKQGPPLAR from the coding sequence ATGGGCACGGCAGCAACGTTGCTGGCGGCAGTCGCGGCGGCGACCGCCACCGCACCGGCGGCACGGACACAGCAGCCGTTCAACTGGCGAGACCTGGATTGGGCGCAGTACGCGCTCAACTGGGGCGTGGCGCTGGTCATCCTGGTGCTCGGGATGTGGATCGCCAAGCGCCTGAGCCAGTGGCTGCACCGCGCGCTGGTTCGCGCGCGGGTGGAGACCACGCTCAGCAACTTCCTGCGCAACGTCGCCTATGCCTTGCTGCTGGTGCTGGTGTTCGTCACCGCGCTGCAGAAGATCGGCGTGCCGCCGACCTCGCTGTTCGCGGTGCTCGGCGCGGCCGGCCTGGCGGTCGGTCTGGCGCTGAAGGATTCGCTGTCCAACATCGCCTCGGGGGTGATGCTGATCGTGCTGCGGCCGATGCGCGATGGCGACCACGTGGTGGTGGCCGGGCAGGAAGGCATCGTCGACGAGATCCGGATCTTCCAGACCCGCATCCGCAGCTTCGATGAGCGCATGATCACTCTGCCCAACAGCACCATCACCACCGCGCCGATCGTCAACTACAGCACCCTGCCCAATCGGCGTCTGGAGATCACGGTGGGCGTGGGCTATGGCGACGATCTGAAGAAGGCGCAGCAGTTGCTGCTGCAGATCGCGCAGGACAATCCGAACATCCTGGAGACGCCGGCGCCGTTCGTGCAGGTCACCAACCTGGGCGAGAGCACGGTGGACCTGATGCTGTTCGCCTACGCCAGGAACGGCGACTTCGGCGCGGCCAAGAGCAGCACGCTGGAGAACATCCGCAACCAGTTGCTGGAGAACGGGCTCAGCATTCCCTATCCGCAGCGCGATCTGCACGTGTACCACCACGATGCCGATGGGCGTCCGATCGCCGAGCTGCTACTGAAGGGCGTGACCGACGACGGCGAGACCAAGCAAGGGCCGCCGCTGGCCCGTTGA
- the tadA gene encoding tRNA adenosine(34) deaminase TadA, which yields MNADSDTAARDERWMLHALALADRAEREFDEIPVGAVLVSADDEVLGEGWNLNIAEHDPSAHAEIVALRQAGRRLGNHRLVGSTLYVTLEPCAMCAMAVVHARVAQLVFAAADPKTGACGSVFDLVADPRHNHRVQVRGGVLAAPAGLRLTNYFRAKRGKPLLGG from the coding sequence ATGAACGCCGACAGCGACACCGCCGCGCGCGACGAGCGCTGGATGCTGCACGCGCTGGCGCTGGCCGATCGCGCGGAGCGCGAGTTCGACGAGATTCCCGTCGGTGCGGTGCTGGTCTCGGCCGACGACGAGGTGCTGGGGGAGGGCTGGAACCTCAACATCGCCGAGCACGATCCCAGCGCGCATGCCGAGATCGTGGCGCTGCGCCAGGCCGGGCGCCGGCTCGGCAACCACCGCCTGGTCGGCAGCACCCTGTACGTGACCCTGGAGCCGTGCGCGATGTGCGCGATGGCGGTGGTGCATGCGCGCGTGGCGCAGCTGGTGTTCGCGGCCGCCGATCCGAAGACCGGCGCCTGCGGCAGCGTGTTCGACCTGGTTGCCGATCCACGCCACAACCATCGGGTGCAGGTGCGCGGCGGGGTGCTGGCGGCGCCGGCCGGGCTGCGCCTGACCAACTATTTTCGCGCCAAACGCGGCAAACCGCTGCTCGGCGGTTGA
- a CDS encoding pyruvate, water dikinase regulatory protein: MSTIRPVFYVSDGTGITAETIGHSLLTQFSGFSFVTDRMSFVDDPEKAREAAQRIHAAGERYQVRPIVVNSCVDPQLSMLLSESGALMLDVFAPFIEPLERELNAPRHSRVGQAHGLVDFETYHRRINAMNFALTHDDGIAINYDEADLILVAVSRAGKTPTCIYLALHYGVRAANYPLTEEDLEHDRLPPRLRPYRSKLFGLTIDPDRLQQIRQERRPNSRYSNLETCRREVSAAETMFRMERIPTLSTTHTSIEEISSKVLATLGLQREMF; encoded by the coding sequence ATGTCGACGATCCGACCGGTGTTCTACGTGTCCGATGGAACCGGTATCACCGCTGAAACCATTGGGCATAGCCTGCTCACCCAGTTCAGCGGTTTCAGCTTCGTCACCGACCGCATGTCGTTCGTAGACGATCCGGAAAAAGCGCGCGAGGCGGCGCAGCGTATCCATGCCGCCGGCGAGCGCTATCAGGTGCGGCCGATCGTGGTCAATTCCTGCGTCGATCCGCAGCTGAGCATGCTGCTGTCGGAAAGCGGGGCCTTGATGCTCGACGTGTTCGCGCCGTTCATCGAGCCGCTGGAGCGCGAGTTGAACGCGCCGCGGCATTCGCGGGTGGGGCAGGCGCACGGCCTGGTCGATTTCGAGACCTATCACCGGCGTATCAACGCGATGAACTTCGCGCTGACCCACGACGACGGCATCGCGATCAACTACGACGAGGCCGACCTGATCCTGGTCGCCGTCTCGCGCGCCGGCAAGACGCCGACCTGCATCTACCTGGCGCTGCACTACGGTGTGCGTGCGGCCAACTATCCGCTGACCGAGGAGGATCTGGAGCACGACCGGCTGCCGCCGCGCTTGCGTCCGTATCGCAGCAAGCTGTTCGGGCTGACCATCGATCCGGATCGGCTGCAGCAGATTCGCCAGGAACGGCGGCCGAATTCGCGCTATTCCAACCTGGAGACGTGTCGGCGCGAGGTGTCCGCGGCCGAGACCATGTTCAGGATGGAGCGGATCCCGACGCTGAGCACCACGCATACCTCGATCGAGGAAATTTCCAGCAAGGTGCTGGCGACGCTGGGGCTGCAGCGCGAGATGTTCTGA
- a CDS encoding 8-oxo-dGTP diphosphatase, with the protein MPYTPIVATLGYVLSPDRSKVLLIHRNARPGDHHLGKYNGLGGKVEADEDVLDGMRREIREEAGIECDALQLRGTISWPGFGKHGEDWLGFLFLISAYSGEPFTENAEGTLAWVPVAEMDALPLWEGDRHFLPLVFDGDPRPFHGVMPYRDGRMLSWRYSRV; encoded by the coding sequence ATGCCTTACACCCCGATCGTCGCCACGCTGGGCTACGTGCTGTCGCCCGACCGCTCCAAGGTGCTGCTGATCCATCGCAATGCGCGGCCCGGCGACCACCACCTGGGCAAGTACAACGGCCTGGGCGGCAAGGTCGAGGCGGACGAGGACGTGCTGGACGGCATGCGCCGCGAGATCCGCGAAGAAGCCGGCATCGAATGCGATGCGCTGCAACTGCGCGGCACGATCAGCTGGCCCGGTTTCGGTAAGCATGGCGAGGACTGGCTGGGCTTCTTGTTCCTGATCAGCGCCTACAGCGGCGAGCCCTTTACCGAAAACGCCGAGGGCACATTGGCCTGGGTGCCTGTGGCGGAGATGGACGCGCTGCCGCTGTGGGAGGGCGACCGCCACTTCCTGCCGCTGGTGTTCGACGGCGATCCGCGCCCGTTCCACGGGGTGATGCCGTACCGCGACGGGCGCATGCTGTCTTGGCGCTATTCACGGGTCTGA
- a CDS encoding DUF1249 domain-containing protein, whose product MQHALTRSERIPRLSRFGWLMGLYAENFVHLNRLFVPSDLAVGSYLSSIGDGLDLRLDVIEHHRYTVELRITYDLCDPLTGEPDPSAYVRLYRDARQAETTHCYVGRRWQDVMGLYPPPAELISHRMRMNTFLSKWLEYLAERGHGVATLKPAGPLRRPAEDTAAPAP is encoded by the coding sequence ATGCAACACGCCCTGACCCGCAGCGAACGCATCCCCCGGCTGAGCCGATTCGGCTGGCTGATGGGGCTGTACGCCGAGAACTTCGTGCACCTGAACCGGCTGTTCGTGCCGTCCGACCTGGCCGTGGGCAGCTACCTGTCCTCGATCGGCGACGGCCTGGACCTGCGCCTGGACGTGATCGAACACCACCGCTACACGGTGGAACTGCGCATCACCTACGACCTGTGCGACCCGCTCACCGGCGAGCCGGATCCGTCGGCCTACGTGCGCCTGTACCGCGACGCGCGCCAGGCCGAGACCACGCATTGCTACGTCGGCCGCCGCTGGCAGGACGTGATGGGGCTGTATCCGCCGCCGGCGGAACTGATCAGCCACCGCATGCGCATGAACACCTTCCTCAGCAAGTGGCTGGAATACCTGGCCGAGCGCGGCCATGGCGTGGCCACGCTGAAGCCGGCCGGGCCGCTGCGGCGCCCGGCCGAGGACACGGCGGCGCCCGCGCCCTGA
- the mntR gene encoding manganese-binding transcriptional regulator MntR — MQKSGKLTAPGAVLLDAEVQVESFRQVREAHRLELIEDYVELISDLLADGGEARQVDIAARLGVAQPTVAKMLKRLVKGGWVIQRPYRGVFLTPDGEALAAASRQRHQTVEQFLLALGIDEDIARRDAEGIEHHVSEATLAVFAEFVRKHAAAR; from the coding sequence ATGCAGAAAAGCGGGAAGTTGACGGCACCGGGGGCGGTGCTGCTCGACGCCGAAGTGCAGGTCGAGAGCTTCCGCCAGGTGCGCGAGGCGCACCGCCTGGAGCTGATCGAGGACTATGTGGAGCTGATTTCCGACCTGCTGGCCGACGGCGGCGAGGCGCGGCAGGTGGACATCGCCGCGCGCCTGGGCGTGGCCCAGCCGACCGTGGCGAAGATGCTCAAGCGGCTGGTCAAGGGCGGCTGGGTGATCCAGCGGCCGTATCGCGGCGTGTTCCTGACCCCGGACGGCGAAGCGCTGGCGGCGGCCAGCCGGCAGCGGCACCAGACCGTGGAGCAGTTCCTGCTGGCGCTGGGCATCGACGAGGACATCGCGCGGCGCGATGCCGAGGGCATCGAGCACCATGTCAGCGAAGCCACGCTGGCGGTGTTCGCCGAGTTCGTGCGCAAGCACGCCGCGGCGCGATGA
- a CDS encoding Nramp family divalent metal transporter — protein sequence MADPLPLPESNAAWPQASEPPRRSLGRMNGSVAVPSGGLGWRRFLAFLGPGYMVSVGYMDPGNWATDIAGGSHFGYLLLSVILLSNLMAIVLQGLAARLGIATGRDLAQACREHYSKPVNFLLWLACEAAIVACDLAEVIGTAIALKLLFGIPLTLGAIITAIDALLVLYLMRRGFRTLEAFVIALLLVIFACFMVQIVLAAPPLREVLAGFIPRAEVVTNPAALYLAIGIIGATVMPHNLYLHSSIVQTRAYERSDDGRRSALRWALADSTIALSLALFVNAAILVLAAAVFHAHGRTDVEEIEQAYELLAPMLGVGLASTLFAVALLASGINSTVTATLAGQIVMEGFLHLRIPAWARRLLTRGLAIVPVVVVTWLYGEQGTAKLLVLSQVLLSMQLPFAVIPLVRFVADKRKMGALVAPRWLIGLSWVIAALIVALNVKLLGDTLLH from the coding sequence ATGGCCGATCCCCTGCCCCTGCCCGAGTCCAACGCCGCCTGGCCGCAGGCCAGCGAGCCACCGCGGCGCAGCCTGGGGCGCATGAACGGCAGCGTCGCCGTGCCCAGCGGCGGGCTCGGCTGGCGCCGCTTCCTGGCCTTCCTGGGGCCGGGCTACATGGTCTCGGTGGGCTACATGGATCCGGGCAACTGGGCCACCGACATTGCCGGCGGCTCGCACTTCGGCTACCTGCTGCTGTCGGTGATCCTGCTGTCGAACCTGATGGCGATCGTGCTGCAGGGGCTGGCGGCGCGGCTGGGCATCGCCACCGGCCGCGACCTGGCGCAGGCCTGCCGCGAACACTATTCCAAGCCGGTCAACTTCCTGCTGTGGCTGGCCTGCGAGGCGGCGATCGTGGCCTGCGACCTGGCCGAGGTGATCGGCACCGCGATCGCGCTGAAGCTGCTGTTCGGCATCCCGCTGACCCTGGGCGCGATCATCACCGCGATCGACGCCTTGCTGGTGCTGTACCTGATGCGGCGCGGTTTTCGCACCCTGGAGGCGTTCGTGATCGCGCTGCTGCTGGTGATCTTCGCCTGCTTCATGGTGCAGATCGTGCTGGCCGCGCCGCCGCTGCGCGAGGTGCTGGCCGGCTTCATTCCGCGCGCCGAAGTGGTGACCAATCCGGCCGCGCTGTACCTGGCGATCGGCATCATCGGCGCGACGGTGATGCCGCACAACCTGTACCTGCATTCGTCGATCGTGCAGACCCGCGCCTACGAACGCAGCGACGACGGCCGCCGCTCGGCGCTGCGCTGGGCGCTGGCCGACAGCACCATCGCGCTGAGCCTGGCGCTATTCGTCAACGCCGCGATCCTGGTGCTGGCCGCGGCGGTATTCCATGCGCACGGCCGGACCGACGTGGAGGAGATCGAGCAGGCCTACGAGCTGCTGGCGCCGATGCTCGGCGTCGGCCTGGCCTCGACCCTGTTCGCGGTGGCGCTGCTGGCCTCGGGCATCAACTCCACGGTGACCGCGACGCTGGCCGGGCAGATCGTGATGGAGGGCTTCCTGCACCTGCGCATCCCGGCCTGGGCGCGGCGCCTGCTGACCCGCGGTCTGGCGATCGTGCCGGTGGTGGTGGTGACCTGGCTCTACGGCGAGCAAGGCACCGCCAAGCTGCTGGTGCTGAGTCAGGTGCTGCTGTCGATGCAGCTGCCGTTCGCGGTGATCCCGCTGGTGCGCTTCGTCGCCGACAAACGCAAGATGGGCGCGCTGGTCGCGCCGCGCTGGCTGATCGGGCTGTCGTGGGTCATCGCCGCGCTGATCGTGGCGCTGAACGTGAAACTGCTCGGCGATACCTTGCTGCACTGA
- the ppsA gene encoding phosphoenolpyruvate synthase: MNENILWLHELRLTDLARVGGKNSSLGEMIGNLAGLGVSVPGGFATTAEAFKAFVAHNNLYQRIFDKLATLDVEDVGALTVAGKEIRGWVTEAPLQPELDQAIREAYAQLCAENGGGEVAVAVRSSATAEDLPDASFAGQQETFLNVTGADDVLHKVKEVFASLYNDRAIAYRVHHGFKHEDVFLSAGVQLMVRSGVGAAGVLFTLDTESGFRDVVFVTSSFGLGEMVVQGAVNPDEFYVYKPTLAAGKPAILRRSLGSKMIRMVYSDVPGERVRIEDTPAELRNTFSISDEDVQELSKQALVIEKHYQRPMDIEWAKDGVSGKLFIVQARPETVKSRGHATQIERFALEQRGTVIAEGRAIGQKIGAGVARVVRSLDDMSRVQPGDVLVADMTDPDWEPVMKRASAIVTNRGGRTCHAAIIARELGVPAVVGTGNAMELIEDGREVTVSCAEGDTGFIYADLLPFDRTTTDLGNMPPAPLKIMMNVANPERAFDFGQLPNAGIGLARLEMIIAAHIGIHPNALLEYAKQDAATKKKIDEKIAGYADPVSFYINRLAEGIATLTASVAPNPVIVRLSDFKSNEYANLIGGSNYEPHEENPMIGFRGASRYVDPSFSAAFALECKAVLKVRNEMGLDNMWVMIPFVRTLEEGRKVIEVLEKNGLKQGENGLKIIMMCELPSNALLADEFLEIFDGFSIGSNDLTQLTLGLDRDSSIVAHLFDERNAAVKKLLSMAIKAARAKGKYVGICGQGPSDHPDLAEWLMQEGIESVSLNPDTVVDTWLRLAKLKAAS, translated from the coding sequence TTGAACGAGAACATCCTTTGGTTGCACGAGTTGCGCCTGACCGACCTGGCCCGCGTCGGCGGCAAGAACTCCTCCCTCGGCGAAATGATCGGCAACCTGGCAGGTTTGGGAGTCTCGGTACCCGGCGGCTTCGCCACCACCGCCGAAGCGTTCAAGGCGTTCGTCGCCCACAACAATCTCTATCAGCGCATTTTCGACAAGCTGGCGACGCTGGACGTGGAAGACGTCGGCGCGCTGACCGTGGCCGGCAAGGAAATCCGCGGCTGGGTCACCGAGGCGCCGCTGCAGCCCGAGCTGGACCAGGCGATCCGCGAGGCTTACGCGCAGCTATGCGCCGAGAACGGCGGCGGCGAAGTCGCGGTGGCAGTGCGCTCGTCTGCAACGGCAGAAGACCTGCCCGACGCCAGCTTCGCCGGCCAGCAGGAGACCTTCCTCAACGTGACCGGCGCCGACGATGTGCTGCACAAGGTCAAGGAAGTCTTCGCCAGCCTGTACAACGACCGCGCCATCGCCTATCGCGTGCACCACGGCTTCAAGCACGAGGACGTGTTCCTGTCGGCCGGCGTACAGTTGATGGTGCGCTCGGGCGTCGGCGCCGCCGGTGTGCTGTTCACGCTCGACACCGAGTCCGGTTTCCGCGACGTGGTGTTCGTTACCTCGAGCTTCGGCCTCGGCGAAATGGTCGTGCAGGGCGCGGTCAATCCCGACGAGTTCTACGTCTACAAGCCCACCCTCGCCGCCGGCAAGCCGGCGATCCTGCGCCGCTCGCTGGGCAGCAAGATGATCCGCATGGTGTATTCGGACGTGCCCGGCGAGCGCGTGCGCATCGAAGACACCCCCGCCGAGCTGCGCAACACCTTCTCGATCAGCGACGAGGACGTGCAGGAACTGTCCAAGCAGGCGCTGGTGATCGAAAAGCACTACCAGCGGCCGATGGACATCGAGTGGGCGAAGGACGGCGTCAGCGGCAAGCTGTTCATCGTGCAGGCGCGCCCGGAGACGGTGAAGTCGCGCGGCCATGCCACCCAGATCGAGCGTTTCGCGCTGGAACAGCGCGGCACGGTGATCGCCGAAGGCCGCGCCATCGGCCAGAAGATCGGCGCCGGCGTGGCCCGCGTAGTGCGCAGCCTGGACGACATGAGCCGGGTGCAGCCCGGCGACGTGCTGGTTGCGGACATGACCGATCCGGATTGGGAGCCGGTGATGAAGCGCGCCTCGGCGATCGTCACCAACCGCGGCGGCCGCACCTGCCACGCGGCGATCATCGCCCGCGAGCTGGGCGTGCCGGCAGTGGTCGGCACTGGCAACGCGATGGAGCTGATCGAGGATGGCCGCGAAGTGACGGTGAGCTGCGCCGAAGGCGACACCGGCTTCATCTACGCCGACCTGCTGCCGTTCGACCGCACCACCACCGATCTGGGCAACATGCCGCCGGCGCCGCTGAAGATCATGATGAACGTGGCCAACCCGGAGCGCGCGTTCGACTTCGGCCAGTTGCCCAACGCCGGCATCGGCCTGGCGCGGCTGGAAATGATCATCGCCGCGCACATCGGCATCCATCCCAATGCGCTGCTGGAATACGCCAAGCAGGACGCGGCGACCAAGAAGAAGATCGACGAGAAGATCGCCGGCTACGCGGACCCGGTCAGTTTCTACATCAACCGCCTGGCCGAAGGCATCGCCACGCTGACCGCGTCGGTGGCGCCGAACCCGGTGATCGTGCGCCTGTCGGACTTCAAGTCCAACGAGTACGCCAACCTGATCGGCGGCAGCAACTACGAGCCGCACGAAGAGAACCCGATGATCGGCTTCCGCGGCGCCAGCCGCTATGTCGATCCGAGCTTCTCGGCCGCGTTCGCGCTGGAATGCAAGGCGGTGCTCAAGGTCCGCAACGAGATGGGCCTGGACAACATGTGGGTGATGATCCCGTTCGTGCGCACCCTGGAAGAAGGCCGCAAGGTCATCGAGGTGCTGGAGAAGAACGGGCTCAAGCAGGGCGAGAACGGCCTGAAGATCATCATGATGTGCGAGCTGCCGTCCAATGCGCTGCTGGCCGACGAGTTCCTGGAGATCTTCGACGGCTTCTCGATCGGCTCCAACGACCTGACCCAGCTGACCCTGGGCCTGGATCGCGATTCGTCGATCGTGGCGCACCTGTTCGACGAGCGCAACGCCGCGGTCAAGAAGCTGCTGTCGATGGCGATCAAGGCCGCGCGCGCCAAGGGCAAGTACGTGGGCATCTGCGGCCAGGGTCCTTCGGACCATCCTGACCTGGCCGAATGGCTGATGCAGGAAGGCATCGAGTCGGTGTCGCTGAATCCCGACACCGTGGTCGATACCTGGCTGCGCCTGGCCAAGCTGAAAGCCGCCAGCTGA
- a CDS encoding 3-hydroxybutyrate dehydrogenase, translating into MQTVLITGAASGIGAGIARELAAGGRHIVVSDLDAGAAEAVAAQLRAAGGSAEAVALDVASEASIGAALAAISRPLDVLVNNAGLQHVAPLQEFPMAKWGLLIEVMLTGVARLTQAVLPGMRARGFGRIVNIGSIHSLVASPYKSAYVAAKHGLVGFSKAVALETADTDITINTLCPSYVKTPLVDKQIADQARTRGISEADVIAQVMLKPMPKGVFIDYDELAGCVAFLASPAARNITAQTIAIDGGWTAQ; encoded by the coding sequence ATGCAGACCGTCCTGATCACCGGTGCCGCCAGCGGCATCGGCGCCGGCATCGCCCGCGAACTGGCCGCCGGCGGCCGCCACATCGTCGTCAGCGATCTGGATGCGGGCGCGGCGGAAGCCGTGGCCGCGCAACTGCGCGCGGCCGGCGGCTCGGCCGAGGCGGTGGCGCTGGACGTGGCCAGCGAGGCCAGCATCGGCGCGGCGCTGGCGGCGATCTCGCGGCCGCTGGACGTGCTGGTCAACAACGCCGGGCTGCAGCACGTGGCGCCGCTGCAGGAGTTCCCGATGGCCAAGTGGGGCCTGCTGATCGAGGTGATGCTGACCGGCGTGGCGCGCCTGACCCAGGCCGTGCTGCCGGGCATGCGCGCGCGCGGCTTCGGCCGCATCGTCAACATCGGCAGCATCCATTCGCTGGTCGCCAGCCCGTACAAGAGCGCCTACGTCGCCGCCAAGCATGGCCTGGTCGGGTTCTCCAAGGCCGTGGCGCTGGAAACCGCCGACACCGACATCACCATCAACACGCTGTGCCCCAGCTACGTGAAAACCCCGCTGGTGGACAAGCAGATCGCCGACCAGGCGCGCACCCGCGGCATTTCCGAAGCCGATGTGATCGCGCAGGTGATGCTCAAGCCAATGCCCAAGGGCGTGTTCATCGACTACGACGAACTGGCCGGCTGCGTCGCGTTCCTGGCCTCACCGGCGGCGCGCAACATCACCGCGCAGACCATCGCCATCGACGGCGGCTGGACCGCGCAGTAG